TCGTTTCTATATTTACGGGTAATTTGCGCACGAAGTGATCCAGAACATTACTTAAAGCGAATCTTGCATATATCCCTATTAAGATCAATTCAATGACAGCAAACAACTGCGTTGTTGTTACAAGCGCTAGTTTATATGGCAACCTCATGGATGAGGTGCTTCTCGCTATAAAGGCTTGATAGAAACTGAATACTTCGGCGGCGCCAATGACAATAACAACAAGCATAATGAGGTAGGAAGCAAACGAATTTAATGCCAACCCTACGACAATAATAAGGAAAAACACGAGTAATAATACACAGGCCGCAATAACGCTTGCCAGTATCTTAAAATACCTATCCTTACTCAACTCCAACCACTCCTTATACTAAAGATGTGCCGCATTCAGGGCAAAACCTCGAACCGGCCGTCAGTTCATGGTTACAACTTGGGCAGGAAATGATCCCGATAGCGGTTCCGCATTCTGAACAAAATTTAGCATTTTCCTTGTTCTCCGCGTTACATTTGTAGCAGGGTTTGGTCGATTGCATTTTTTGTCCGCATTCCCCACAAAATTTGGCGTCAGGTGAGTTAGCCGAACTGCAATGTTTGCAAGGAACATTCGCCTCTGGTGTTGGCACAGGCTGCCTTATCGTATTATTCGATATATTGGAAATTGCGCCTCCAAGTTGGCCCATCATTCCAAATCCTAAACCCAGTCCGATACCCGCATTAGCCATTCCTGAGGTACCCTCATTTTTCGAGAAATTACCCATAATTTCAAATTGTTTTTGCGTGGCATATCTAGCATCACCTAGAATATCAAACTCGGCTTTACGCTGGAGAATGCCATTAATAACTTCCATATCTTCATCTGGGAAATTAATAGAATTGACAAAAAAGTTAACTAATTCTATCCCGAACGTTAAGAAACTATCCTTCATATCATCCATACAAAGCTGCGCGATTTCTCTTTGTTTGGTACGGATATCTAGGACTGATACTTTTTTATCAATGATATATTGCGCTAGAATCGTATCAACGCTATTAAGGACAATCCCCTTGAAATTAGGCAGCAAGTTTTGAACTGTGATGGTCGTCCCACCCTTTTGCGTGCCTATAATTTGGGTTAGAAATATACTATAGTCATTCACTCTCATGGTGTACTGTCCATTAGCTCTTGCATTAATTCTTACTTGGTAAACCGGATCTATGATCTGAATTGGTGACTCCGTTCCCCACTTTAAATTCATATTCAATGTTGTATTTACATAATAGATTTCCGCCGTAAAAGGAGTTTCATTACCAAATGGCAAATTTATCAGTCGGTTTAGCAAGGGGATGTTCCCCGTTGATAGGGTATGAGTACCGGGTCCAAATAAATCCAGCGCTCTTCCCTCTTTGACGAATATAGCAAGCTGGCCTTCACCGACGACAAGCTGCGCACCCAGGGTTAAATCTTCACTAGGATATTTGTAAACCAACCAATTCCCGTCTGCAGCCCCATCATATTTAATTCTATCAATTAATGCCAAGCTAACCACCCCAATAATCAGCAAAATTTAACAAAAAGCAACAAATTTATACTATCATAATAACTACTAAAGTACCAGATTATAACAATAGATATCCATAGTCGCGCCCTGCATTCTACAAGAAAAAGCCGCGCAGCAAGATGCAGCCGCCTCGGCAATAAAATTCGCTAACCTAATTCTCACTATTTAGCTTCTTATAAAGATTTGCCAGCTGTGCCCGCTCCTGTTCGGTTAACTTTTGGAATAGATTTGTACGCAGCCTTTGCCCCTCAAGTGATGCGCTTTTAAGGACCTCGACACCTTTGTCGGTAATGCCCAAATAAATAATTCGGCGATCAGACTCCTCCGCCATTCTGACGGCTAAGTTCTTCGCGACAAGTTTTTCCGATAAATAACTGAGCGTTGGAGGGGTAAGTCCTAATGTTTTGGCAATGTCCGAAGGTCGGCTCTTTCCATTATGATTCAGATGGCTGAGCACGAGAATATGAGAAATACCGAGGTCCTCACTGAATGTTTTGTTCCACTGGATAATCATTTGGTTGGTGAATTTATCCATGTTGTGTATGAGTTCAAAAAGGGTTTGCTCTTCCATAAATTCCTCCTGGGTAAAATAAACGATAGCCCTTAATTTTAAATTAAGGGCTACCATCATCTTACACGTTATTGGGCTGAGTATCCACCATCGATGACTAATTCTGACCCCGTAATATACGAAGAATCATCAGATGCCAGGAATAGCGCGGCTTGGGCAATATCGATAGCTTGGCCTAGACGCTGTAGAGGTGTTGCTTGGATTAAGCGGTCCACCAGGTCCTTGGAGGTATTCAAAGCTTGCGTCATTGGCGTTTCAATGATCCCAGGGAATAGAGCGTTTACCCGAATGCCTTGACGGCCAAAGGTTGTGGCAGCGGCTTTAGATAATGCGCGCACCGCGCCCTTAGATGCCGAGTAGTGATTAAAGCCTTGGCCGATCAAGGCCGTGTACGAAGAAATATTGATGATCGAGCCTTTCTTTTGGGCTGCCATATAAGGAGCGACATGCTTCATCCCGGCGAATGGGCCGAAGCCATTAATGGCGAGCATTTTCTGCCAATCCTCAACATTGATCTGCTCATACGGCTTTTCGGAAGAGATGCCTGCATTGTTGACAAGAATATCTATTTTACCAAAACGATCATGCACTTCCTTGGCCAGTGCCTGCCAATCCTCATCCGAGGCAACATTCAATTTCATTCCATAAACATTCTGTTTCTGACTTACTTTCTCAAGCGCTGCTTCATTAATGTCTGCGGCAATCACGATAGCGCCTTCTTGTGCAAACAGCTCACCCATGCTTTCGCCAATACCCGAAGCCCCGCCAGTAATGATGGCTACTTTATTGTCTAATCTTCCCATACAATATGCTCCTCTCTTATTTTGATACTCGTAATAGAAAAATATGCCGTCCAATACTTCTATATATAAATATTAGACATCTAAATACTTGATGCCTAAATAATATCAAAGTATGTATGCCAGTGCAATGGAGAAATTTGGATAGCGTGTATGGCTGATAGATGAATAATCACTCGATTTATTCGCAGCAAACCATGTATCAAGCCGATCCTGCTTTCATACAATTACTGAGTCGCACGCAGCAACAATTGTTTGACGTAGGCAGCCAATGCTCGAACCACCCTGTTTTACAATTTGCTTGTTATTTCGCTGTTGTAGACTTACCTTCCATTCGGAAGAAGGCATCCTGCCATCGCTAGAGAATGCCTTTTCCCATAGAAAAAAACTATACCATGACATAGTATTTATGTATTTCTCGATGGCAAGCCCTCTACCCTATAATTAGATCAAAATGAAGCGTAGGGAGCTGTTAGCA
Above is a genomic segment from Paenibacillus sp. HWE-109 containing:
- a CDS encoding MarR family winged helix-turn-helix transcriptional regulator, with amino-acid sequence MEEQTLFELIHNMDKFTNQMIIQWNKTFSEDLGISHILVLSHLNHNGKSRPSDIAKTLGLTPPTLSYLSEKLVAKNLAVRMAEESDRRIIYLGITDKGVEVLKSASLEGQRLRTNLFQKLTEQERAQLANLYKKLNSEN
- a CDS encoding SPFH domain-containing protein — translated: MALIDRIKYDGAADGNWLVYKYPSEDLTLGAQLVVGEGQLAIFVKEGRALDLFGPGTHTLSTGNIPLLNRLINLPFGNETPFTAEIYYVNTTLNMNLKWGTESPIQIIDPVYQVRINARANGQYTMRVNDYSIFLTQIIGTQKGGTTITVQNLLPNFKGIVLNSVDTILAQYIIDKKVSVLDIRTKQREIAQLCMDDMKDSFLTFGIELVNFFVNSINFPDEDMEVINGILQRKAEFDILGDARYATQKQFEIMGNFSKNEGTSGMANAGIGLGLGFGMMGQLGGAISNISNNTIRQPVPTPEANVPCKHCSSANSPDAKFCGECGQKMQSTKPCYKCNAENKENAKFCSECGTAIGIISCPSCNHELTAGSRFCPECGTSLV
- a CDS encoding SDR family NAD(P)-dependent oxidoreductase — protein: MGRLDNKVAIITGGASGIGESMGELFAQEGAIVIAADINEAALEKVSQKQNVYGMKLNVASDEDWQALAKEVHDRFGKIDILVNNAGISSEKPYEQINVEDWQKMLAINGFGPFAGMKHVAPYMAAQKKGSIINISSYTALIGQGFNHYSASKGAVRALSKAAATTFGRQGIRVNALFPGIIETPMTQALNTSKDLVDRLIQATPLQRLGQAIDIAQAALFLASDDSSYITGSELVIDGGYSAQ